GATAATTATTTAATAAGTTTCTAAAAAATAGATGAAATTTGAAGAATAGGGTTTAGACTTCAATGATCAAGTACGTTGTAATACTGACCCGAATGCTATGCTGATAATCAACAAACTGCTTCGACTGTTGCTGTAGAATTCCACGAATGTTGTAACCCAACCTGCCTCCAACCTACAAGAATAAGAAGCTAAGATAACGTCAAGACCTATGCATTCAACACGAACGGTTTTGTGTGTGTATTTCAAACAGGAAAAGAAATAACCTTTTCAGTAGCAGCTATAAATTCTTCTGTTATATTGTAGATGATCAAGAATTCCTGAAGCCTTAACCTGGGATGTAGAGCAGCACGGACACCTAGGAGTTTAGCCCATCGCCCATGAGCAGCATCACATGCAGCGAAAACTGCTTCAGTGTTTTCTCTCAATACATCAGCCCTGTGTCAATGTAAATGGTCATGCACCTTTATTTTGTATGGTAAAATATAAATAGTTCACATATGCAATGAAAAAATGCTTCAGAGTCACATTATGTGCTATTATGTTATGAGAACTGACCACAGACGTACCGTGACACCAAAAATAAACTTAGTTTCCATGTCTGTATGGAATAGACAAAATAGAGGGCACATTGCAACTAAAACAAAACTTACCGGACATTCTTTATTGAATTTATAATGGACAAATCATTTGCTTTTCCCTGGACAAAGGGGATTTTGGAATTACTCCGTGTAAGAGTATTAGATACCCGTGCAGAAACACTGTAATCATTCTCTTGGGAAACATCAGAAACTGAACCACCATGTTGTACTGTAGGATTGCTGGCATCAATACTTAAGGTTCCAGCAAGGTTTCCCATGATCCACTCGACTATTCTTTTCACTTCAGCTGCTTGCTGTAAATGTACCTGAAATTATAAAGATGTTGATCCCAtgattatttttttgttttctttttacaAACATATGATAATATCTAGCAGGGAGTTTGCATCAGATATGCCCCTCCTTTAACATAAGTATATCTGCTCACGCCATAGAAGCAAATTAAATGCTAAAACGTATGGCTACAAGTAGACTACCACTGACCACAAGAAGTGGGTAAAGTCATTAAAACTAAATTTTACACAGGATCTTCATCCCGAGAATAGGAAAATGGAATTCTTATGTAAGGATTGTTTTACCTGTACTATCCTGAAAATAGCAGATAAAAGTTGAACAAACCCTTCAGATGACAAACTTCGCAATTTATTTGCTAAGGACTGGCCTCCAGCTGCAGTTAAATGTTAATGTCAAAAGGACATGGGAAAGTTGAGGTAAGAAATAGAAAACTCTGAAAAGAGATACTGAATGGGTGGAAATACTACCGTCAGCATCAGCGGCCCTGTCTCCGGTTACTGAATCAGAATCTATTGGTCTGGCAGTTAAAACTGGAAGCAACTCTGCGACTGTGGCTTTGATTGAAGCTTTCATAACAGTAATAAGTGTGTCCCGGTAGATTCTGAGAACTGCAGGAAGTTTGTCCTGAAAATACCAAAAACAACATATCATTTTCGTTTCCACATAAACATTGACTATAGCACTTTATGGGAACAAACTATAGCAGTCTTAGTGGCCTTGATAAACGGTTGTTACAGATGTAGCAACTAGCAATAGGTGTAGGTGTAGGTCCACTTTGAGATACACTCACAGCAGTTAGATTCAAGGTTTAGCAAGCCAATTTAGCAATTAGTACACCTCTCAAGTCCTATAtagccaaacaaaaaaaatctttcatGTGACTTCCATCTagactccttcctttctttaaTTACAATATTGACAAAATGTAAACATAAACTTTTGAAGAGAGAGAGCTTCAATTTCTATCCAAATAATTCTTTTGCGAGGGTGAAATATTGGGACGACTCCTATTTACATGGCAGGATTTTAGTCTATCACAAGTTACAAATAATAAAATCAGGCATGTTTCATTTGTCACCGCAGTTTGGCAAACTTTAGGTATGAAAGTCTCAACAGTTGTTGAAAGTGTTTGATTCACCGCCGCACTTCTGGTATGCTAAATGTCTTCTTCACTGGGCCTAGCTATCATTGAATCATGTTCACGCAAAACTTTGCTACAGTTGTTGACAGTGTTTTGTCGACCACAAAAACTGTGCTTCCCACAGCCAGAAAACATTGTGGCAAATTATGATAGTAATCCAAACAGGTCGAAACGTTGATTAGCAAAGTGTATAATTTGTATATACTGATGTGACCCTACAACCCATCTTGTTAGGTTTTGAAGTATTGAATCAAATGGAGGTGTATCAACACCCAAATTGTGCACACCAACTCTCCATCTAAATCTCtaaatctctatctctactatttctaaagcaagcaatgTTTCCTTGGTCCATCAATCGGAATCTTAATCGGAGTCCGGACAAATCAATCCGAATTCTAATCAGAACCCGGACAAATCAATCGAAATCCCAATTGGAACACGGACAATCAATATCTCGCACAATCACGGCACGGCCTGTACATGAAGTGAACGAACACAAAATTGATGGTATTACGTAGGTCTATTATATTACCTGTTGCAACGCACGGCACTATGCTAGTCAATACAAAAGTATGTAATGAAACGCGAGTATTATCATTTGTCATTCGTTATATTTGAATAATTTACTTCCTAAATATTTTCCATAAGATTCATACTTTTTTCTCAATCTGCAGCTTTATTTTTTACTGGAATGAGCAGGCTGCTTTTATAATGTAACTTACAAAAGTGTTGACATAACTTTCTTAATCATAGGAAAGCTATTCTTTTGTCAAACAATATGTTGTTAGCTCTAGGAAAAAGATAAGTTTGCCATGTAACAAGGAAAAGAAATTATGTAAACCGGAGTAAACTGACAAGAAGTAGCAATATGCCATACAGAGGAAAGGAACATTGAAGTTGTGTAAAACATTAGACAAAAATTCATCTACAAGTGCAACCAAACCCAGCTGATAACAGATGCTTAATTAATTTAAGAGATAGACAGAACTAACCGTTCTCAGCAGGCAAATAATAAGAGGGAGGAGTCGATCTCTGAGAATAATGCTTTCCTCCTCATGTACATTACCCTGCAGTAAGATGGTGAATATTGAAAGAAAGGTGCTGAAAATCTGTCACTTAAATAGTGCGGTAGATTAAATGTGAAgtcaatatttttctctcaaaaaacatgaagtacaaaacacacacacacacacaccccttaAACGCGAGAAAAGGGTAGAACCCTTAAACACGAAGTAATAATTTTGCATATAATAGTCAGGTGATTAAACAATCCCAATGTTATGTTTAATAAAAAAACAGTATTCATTAAAAGTACTTGCAAGAATGAAAGAATTTTTGGTTAGCCCAGTTTCTAATTTGTCAACATTGTTGTTCCCTTGTCATTGATAATCCAGTTTCCTTTTTTACAAAATGTCACAGACAGTCAAAACATGCCAGAACATGAATCCTTTGTTTTGAAAAGAAGTATCAAACAGGCTATGTACAGAATAGATGTCGGACAAACGATTGTGCCAAATACAAGATATCAGTACATCTGAGCTATAGGCCAATTTAGAGCTACATACAACTGCAAGATTCAAAATGCACACACCTCATATTCTGTCCCATTCAATGGGCTGGAAGCTTTTCTTTTCACATTTGATGCAATCATAGCATCTACAGCTTTTCCATCAGGAACAGCAGCGTGCACAAACTCTGCTGAAAGAATGCTACAAGGATGAATATTACCAAGTTAAACAGCAGTGAACTGATACTATTAACAATGCTAAGTCTATTTAATGGTTCAACATATAAAAGTTCACTCAAAAGAACCACAACAGTAGGAAAGGATGGAATCCATTTTTTCACATTGGAACATGGTTTTCaaggcggtaaggcgaggcgtgGCGACCCACCCCCTTTCGGATACCTACGCAAGTAAGGCGCGCGATGAGGCTACGCCATACTCATATCCTAATCCAGGATGAAGAAGCATAAACATACCTTGTTGCTGTCAATTCTGAAGCCGAGAGTAGCAAGTAGCAAAACTAAGCAAAATGCAGTAAGGTGCAATCACATGAATCAGTCGTCAGGCACACATTCACACAAAGCTACCTTGTTATATAATACGTGCAGTGGAGCAGAGCAGCCAATGTTGTGTGCCTCATACCGCAGGAAGCACAGCAGAGCAGAGTATATCCATGTCCAAGATAACCAAGCATAAGCAATAGAGCAGAGGAAGGGTGAGGAAGAGGTACATGCACTGCAAGCAGACCGGGAGGACGAGGCGGAGCGGAGGACGGAGCAGAAGGGGCACGAGCCGATGAGCGCCTGGATGTAGATGTGGGCGGCAAggtttttaaagcggtaaggcAAGGCGATGGGGAGCCGCTCAgtcgcctaggcgggctaaggcgagcCTTAAGCAAGGCGATGGGGaaccgccttgtcgcctaggcgacgccttaaaaACCCTGGTGGGCGGACTGGATTGGCTGCAGCAGAAGGGATCAGAGCCGCTGGACCAAGGTGCGGGCACACCGGGGCTGAGGCCCCCCGCCACCGGTGAGGATTCCAAGTGCCACCGCCCTCTTCTCCTTCACTCTCTCTGAATCTgccctcctctctgttccaggtgccggcggccggcaccctctctctttccctcagCGTTCTGAATCCGCGCCCTCAACCAGATATGTCGCGGCGGGAAGTTAGGTGCGCGGATTCCCCctgcgccacccccccccccccccgcggtcATATTGCAGCACGGCGCCCGACTTACGACTTTGGCCGCCATACGCACAGGGTTCCTGGCACCCTGAACGCGTTTTTCCGCCTGGACAACTACTTAGAAACCATGCATTGGAATAAATAAAATGTGAATAAAATACACCTCTTGGCTATTTCTAAAACAAGTCAGTTTATCTAAAACACATATGTTTGCATGTCAGCAGTAGCCTGCAAATATTCATGCAATCTAAAGGTCTCTCTATGGTAAACATGTGCATCCTGCTGAGTATCTGAATATATGATACTTCATCACAACATACCTGTTCactgaatctaatgatgtcccCAGCTGATCTCGAATATGGCGAAAGCAATAAAGCCCAGCAAGTTCATCAGTATCCTGATTGACAAGACAAAATGTTTATGGATTGTCATAGCATAAGCGATTTATGCAGCATATTTCTATGATAGctaagtaaaaaaaataaaatgattaTTTGTATGCATATGGTCATTGTATAATTGAAAATCCATATGATGTATCACCAGTGCATTGTATGAGATCAAGCTAAACAAGTTCCGTAACTTACTAGTAAATTTTGCAAGTCATCGATGACATCAAGGGCACCAGCACAATCTGCTGCTGCAACAAGCTGCAAATGTGCAACAAGATGAATAAATGAATGAATGCAGAGAAGAAGGCACTACCAAAATGAAAAATTTGGAATAGGAttgtagccgtagttgctagaTTTAGTACAACTTTCCTTGCTGTCACCCCAAATCTAAACAATTATGGCCACTGGCCAGGTATGCTGGGACTTACCAATACAGCATTCAAATACAGGTGATCTAGCTGACATGGATGAAAATGGTGATGTTCAGTTCACTAGCAAGAGATAGTGCCACTCACAAGATCAGCTCCGACAAACAGAACCTTCATAACTTTTCAATAAGCAACAACTGATGGAATGGAATTGTTCTTTCCATTTATTTGTCAGCTAGGAGGAGTCATAATGGTCCATTTCTATCAATAACAGTTCATTTTCATCTCCGCATTTTTCTCACTATAACACTCAAACAGCAACGGGATACCATATTGTATTTCCATGGCAAGCTACATTTGTCGTTTCACATTTTTAATAGACACAGAAATATAAGATGATCGCTACCATTCCATACAGCTACATTACTGATCAACGCGAGATGcaaggcaaaaaaaaacattctgGCAAATGCACTCACCAACTTGAGTGCGGCAAGGGCCTGGCTGACGTAGAGGATGACAGTAAGCTTCTGCTGCAGTGCCACAAGGTTACCCCGCATGGCATTGAGCTCCTGCACCTGCCTTGCTGACCCGACAAGGTCCCCCGTGAGCACTCGGACCACCTCCCTGAGCTCGCGGATCCTCCCTACTGCCGTAACAATCTCTCCGTCGAGCCCGCGGAGCCGGCCCTGCGCCTCGTAGAAGGACTCAGACCGGAGCGCGATCTCCCGCACGAGGTGCGCCTCCACGACATCGAGGTGGTGGCCAAGGCGCTCCTGCAGCCCGTCGTCGCCAAGCGGACAGGCGGCCTGGAAGGTGGGCCCGTCCTCGAGCGCGAAGTCTTCCTTGAAGAAGAGCGCGGGCACCTCGCGGAGGCAAGCGGCGAGGCCGGAGGAGGCAGCCGGGGCGCCCTCGGCGTCCGAggaggcggcgagctcggcggtggCGTGGAGGCGGATGTCGGCGAAGCGAGCGTATGGGTCGGAGACGGCGGCAAGGTATGGCGCGAAGTCGGCGCGGGTGACCTCGCAGGggtgcgacggcggcgtggcAGCCGCGTCGGGGAGAGGGATGGTGGGGGGCGGCCAGGGCAGCCAGGAgtaggaggaggcggcggcggaggggagcggGTTGTTGAGGAGCGCGGTGATGGACTGCGGGACGCCGCCGGGAGGCCCCGCGGAGGTGGGGGAGTcggtggaggaggagacggAGGCGACGGAGGTGGTGCGGAGGGGCGGGCGCGACGccatcgccgcggcggcggcggcggagtcagcggatgggaggAGGCATGGGGAGATCGGGATCTGGGAGGCGCGGCAGCGAAGGCGAGCTCGTGTGGGATGTCAGATCTGGTGCCTCGACAAGGGGAGAAGAGAGGGAACCAGCAAGTctcctgggttttctttctatcCCGGTTTGTTCTTCGCTCTTATATTTTGACACAAATTAGCAATATGTTCCATTCATTTTCAGTTAGAAACAAGAAATCATCTCAGTTTGAAGTTAGTAATATTAGGTctggtttgattttttttcagttAAGTCATAAATTCCGATTTAAACACCAAttagaagtactaaacataaacTTATCATAAAATTAATTTCATAACTCGTGACTTAAACACGAGAGGaattattaagcctaattagctCATAATTCTATCACTAATTGCTATATTAACCATTTGCTAATTGTGCATCAATTACACTTAATAAATTCATTTAGAGCTCTAATTGCAACTTATGCggttagttttatattaagttggCATCCGAATATTCGATGTAACTGCTACTTAAAATATCAAACGAGATCTTACTCAAAACTATATTTTTATAGAAGTATGAGTCTGTAACAGCATACAGCATTGTTTCGATCCCATATTTTGACCTAAACTTCATTTAAGTTAATTACTTGttatttttaaagaaaaacattTAACAAAAAAACAGTTGATCTTTAGAATCCacgaatccattctcccttgaTATATCTTAAATGTGTATATAGAATTAGAAATATAGAATtagaaaaaattataaattcagcaacattaatttttttttaaatgtagTAGAAGTTTGCGACTTTACCTAAGTAGTAAGATGTGTCCCCATAGTACCCATGTATTGATATCCATCTAAAATATTACTctttccgtttcaaattatagttcTTTCGATTTTTTTAAGTTTGATcattcgtcttatttaaaaaattgtacaaaatattatttttttgttaTGGCTTGTTTTATCAATACAGGTTTTTCAAAATTGACTTAAATTAAACTATTTTGGcataaattttttaataagaTGAGTGGCCAAAATTGAgattaaaaaagtcaaacagATTATAAggtgaaacggagggagtatatagctagaaaaaagtaaaatttaatttttctaTATCCTTCCTCAATTTACCATGCAAAAACCTATATCAAAACGGAAAACTTTAGGAACTTGTTATTCACATGCAAATTGCCTATTTGGACAATCAAACAATAAATAAATTGCACCATCATACAACAGTTGTATGAATCAATCACTTTAGTCCACCAAATAGCAGAACACACAAATCAATACACAAACTTGTCAAATATATGCATGTACGTCACATATACTCCATGAAGTATTCTGCCACCTTGGCACATAATGTAGATGGTTTTATGTATGTAACCCTCTATATTGTTCTCCCTTCTCATCTTGGTCTTTACCTACATGCAACTATTATATCTTTGACATTGGTGAAAAGATTAGAAAAATTTAGTGGACCATGTGTACATTTCTTTAATCAAAGTTCGACGACAAGAGAACGCCGGCCACTTTATTTCTCATGTACACTTCATTAGTGCTTGTTTTGAAGTGAAATGATTAAAAGAAACCTTGCTACTTTAAGTAGTCCTTTTCCAatgatttactatgcatttcatgaaataaaaacAATACCATACTACTAATATACTAGTACTAGGTTTATCTAATTGCAATAATCAACCATGTAAAGCGagataaattttaaaattcctAGGCTTCACGGTTATCATGCACGAATAATTTATGTGACAAAGTTAGATTAACACATAATTTGGATTAGCAAAAACTAATACACCCTGTCACCTATTGTTAAAGTTTTCTAATCTTTGGAAAAAGTGGTTTTTTCATCCCTCAAGTATTGCAAGAAGTGTGACATTCATTCCTCGCGTTTCATTGGGTGCAAATCAACCCCTTGACTAACTAAATCAAACCAGTGTATTTATCATCCCAGCTTAGTTTAACAACAGTTTAGTGCCATACAATATTGGTTTAGGCCATGTAAATATCTTATTATTCATTGGTTAGCCACGTCTAGTGTTGAGTCAATTGCTATAATAGTTCAGTATGAATTGGTTCCGTTGATTTTTTCAATAAAGTTTTTATGGGTACCCAATTCAAAGGATTTACTGAACTTTTCAGGTTTTATATCTTCAACTCAGCATATTACATTGATAAGCAGGGATTAGTTAGATGATTCTATGGCATAAATCGCCATTAGATGGCACTACATAATTGTTAAACTAAGATGGTGGTGATAAATGAATCGGTTTAGTTAGTTAAGTGGTTGATTTGCATCAAATAAATCATGAGGGATCAGTGTCACATTATTGTAATATTTAAGGGATGGAAAATATACTTTTTCTTTAATATTTTCACTTACATCAAAGATACAGGAAATATATAGTTAAGACTTAATTAGATGAGAATGTAGTAAAATGCATTATGTGGAGTGCATGTGACCATATATACACAGTTGATAATTTCGTGTATCACACAGTTTGCTACTTGTTGGACCAAAGTGATACAAACTTACAAGATGTTACGATGGATTTAATTTACTAAAAAATATTCTCAATGTTTTAACCATAAATCTAACCCACAGCCAATTGTTTTATCAATATTCAAACGTCTACATTTTTTTGAAACACAGTACAACACACAGACACTCATatacacgcacgcacactcactcgTATGAATATGAGCATGCAACCCTGcccctatgagcacctccgatAGACTTAACTGGAAGATGCATAAGAACGACGAAATCACCACAAATGCCTCGCTGTCGACGGacacgtcgcctaccactgaaagaaCCCTTAATTTTCCACCAACCAACTTGTGGCATCATATTTGAGCCCTCATCGTCTTTCTCAAATCGAGTTTGGGTCTTTAGCATTGGGGTTTCATTGAAAACAATAGGCTCAAAGGAAGGTCACTAGCAGTAGACTTGAGCTATGGTGGTAATGGACGAGAGGGTAGGGAGGCAAGGTGGCGATGACGCTACTGGCCTAGATAGTGGAGGACAACGCTGGATCATAGAAAGTGCTGGTAGAATACAACGACAGACACAACAATTGTATTGGGCCATGaatgaagagagagaggaggaggtgaTCATATCATGTATAAGTTCTCTTTCGCGATATTAAGGTAGAAAACACACGCAAATCACTTGAGGTGCATGGAGCGGTTGTAAAAGTCGGATGGTGAGAGCGTTAGAAGTATTCCAATCTTGTATAGGCAGACTTTGCTAAAAGATTCCCTCCATGCATCTAATCAGATGGGTCGATGAATTGACGGTGACACAAATGAGTAGATTAAACCAAGTCAAGTAGGATTATAGGGGCATGTTGGTTCATTGTTTCATTAATGATAATCCAAAAGAATTAACTCTAATCTCTTGTAATAGAAACAAGATCATATGTAAAAAGAGTAGTTCTACAATGGAATAGGCTTAGACATATCAATATCGAATGTTTTCAAGTAATGATGGACTAGCAAGGATGTTTCAACCAAACTCATAGTGCAATACTGCAATTCCCACAAGAATTTGATCCGACAATCCAATCGATCCCTTGTCATGTTGGGTTAGGCTGTGCGTGTACAATTAACAAGCTTTGAGCATAAGTGATCTTGTAGTTTTAAGATGAATCATGGAAACGAAATGAGGATCGAGGCGAAATTCCGGAGATCTCCATGTGACATGTACAAAATAATTTgccatttcttctttgatcgaTGCAGAGGTGGCGCATTCTTTTGCGAGTTTCTGACCGAAGAGCAAAAAGACCAGGTTGCGGCGTGGATGAGCAGTGAAAACGGGAGAAGGAACGTGATCCTTTTCAAGACTTTATGTAAATCATTGGCGTTAGTTGCCTATCTTTAGCTTTACAGGCCTCCGTTTGGCTTTCTGTCCTTGTCTTCTCTCCGTGTAGTACTTCTCTTGTTGAGGTTTGGCGAAGGCTGCGTCGTCCTCTGCACCTCTCTGTTCGTTGCCGTAGATGGCATCCCTAGCCTGTGTATGTGCCGAAGCTTTATAgctttctataaaagcaggATGTCtctagttcaaaaaaaaaaccctagtGCTTAATTTTGTACATTACCttctttgagtttttttttaacaCAGTTCCTTCTGAAATTTCCTTTTGTAATCGTCTCCCATAAAGGAATAATAAGCACATGGCTG
This sequence is a window from Panicum virgatum strain AP13 chromosome 7K, P.virgatum_v5, whole genome shotgun sequence. Protein-coding genes within it:
- the LOC120640202 gene encoding vacuolar protein sorting-associated protein 54, chloroplastic-like isoform X1, encoding MASRPPLRTTSVASVSSSTDSPTSAGPPGGVPQSITALLNNPLPSAAASSYSWLPWPPPTIPLPDAAATPPSHPCEVTRADFAPYLAAVSDPYARFADIRLHATAELAASSDAEGAPAASSGLAACLREVPALFFKEDFALEDGPTFQAACPLGDDGLQERLGHHLDVVEAHLVREIALRSESFYEAQGRLRGLDGEIVTAVGRIRELREVVRVLTGDLVGSARQVQELNAMRGNLVALQQKLTVILYVSQALAALKLLVAAADCAGALDVIDDLQNLLDTDELAGLYCFRHIRDQLGTSLDSVNSILSAEFVHAAVPDGKAVDAMIASNVKRKASSPLNGTEYEGNVHEEESIILRDRLLPLIICLLRTDKLPAVLRIYRDTLITVMKASIKATVAELLPVLTARPIDSDSVTGDRAADADAGGQSLANKLRSLSSEGFVQLLSAIFRIVQVHLQQAAEVKRIVEWIMGNLAGTLSIDASNPTVQHGGSVSDVSQENDYSVSARVSNTLTRSNSKIPFVQGKANDLSIINSIKNVRADVLRENTEAVFAACDAAHGRWAKLLGVRAALHPRLRLQEFLIIYNITEEFIAATEKVGGRLGYNIRGILQQQSKQFVDYQHSIRMTKIKAVLDQETWVAVDVPEEFQAIVLSLSSTYSSVNGMDMPSADDNSKFTDPTSQETTYSAENNTDNGKLTSAAGEIKIESTYQTENNVTGNQRSTLQTIVHGGVGYHMVNCGLILLKMLSEYVDISKCLPSLSFEVVQRVVEILKLFNTRTCQLVLGAGAMQVSGLKSITSKHLALASQIISFIHSLIPDIRRVLFLKIPEARKHLLMSELDRVTQDYKVHRDEIHSKLVQIMRERLLANLRKLPQIVEGWNGPEDNDLQPSQFAKAVTKEVTYLHRILSQSLLEVDVQTIFRQVVQIFHSHIIEAFRKLEVSTPQVKNRLCRDVQHILTCIRKLPAENFSSETIPNYGLLDEFLAENFGTKVGE
- the LOC120640202 gene encoding vacuolar protein sorting-associated protein 54, chloroplastic-like isoform X2, which gives rise to MASRPPLRTTSVASVSSSTDSPTSAGPPGGVPQSITALLNNPLPSAAASSYSWLPWPPPTIPLPDAAATPPSHPCEVTRADFAPYLAAVSDPYARFADIRLHATAELAASSDAEGAPAASSGLAACLREVPALFFKEDFALEDGPTFQAACPLGDDGLQERLGHHLDVVEAHLVREIALRSESFYEAQGRLRGLDGEIVTAVGRIRELREVVRVLTGDLVGSARQVQELNAMRGNLVALQQKLTVILYVSQALAALKLLVAAADCAGALDVIDDLQNLLDTDELAGLYCFRHIRDQLGTSLDSVNSILSAEFVHAAVPDGKAVDAMIASNVKRKASSPLNGTEYEGNVHEEESIILRDRLLPLIICLLRTDKLPAVLRIYRDTLITVMKASIKATVAELLPVLTARPIDSDSVTGDRAADADAGGQSLANKLRSLSSEGFVQLLSAIFRIVQVHLQQAAEVKRIVEWIMGNLAGTLSIDASNPTVQHGGSVSDVSQENDYSVSARVSNTLTRSNSKIPFVQGKANDLSIINSIKNVRADVLRENTEAVFAACDAAHGRWAKLLGVRAALHPRLRLQEFLIIYNITEEFIAATEKVGGRLGYNIRGILQQQSKQFVDYQHSIRMTKIKAVLDQETWVAVDVPEEFQAIVLSLSSTYSSVNGMDMPSADDNSKFTDPTSQETTYSAENNTDNGKLTSAAGEIKIESTYQTENNVTGNQRSTLQTIVHGGVGYHMVNCGLILLKMLSEYVDISKCLPSLSFEVVQRVVEILKLFNTRTCQLVLGAGAMQMSRPLIYIKSWTFVQDYKIMNRSANWSFHNI